A stretch of Triticum aestivum cultivar Chinese Spring chromosome 1D, IWGSC CS RefSeq v2.1, whole genome shotgun sequence DNA encodes these proteins:
- the LOC123183068 gene encoding photosystem I reaction center subunit VI, chloroplastic: MASLVAVQPVAVRGLAGSSISGRKLAVRPASAAVSRSTRRARGAAVVAKYGEKSVYFDLDDIANTTGQWDLYGSDAASPYNGLQSKFFNTFAAPFTKRGLLLKVLLLGGGSLLAYVSATASPDLLPIKKGPQLPPTPGPRGKI, translated from the exons ATGGCGTCGCTCGTCGCCGTCCAGCCGGTCGCCGTGAGGGGCCTGGCCGGCAGCTCCATCTCCGGCCGCAAGCTCGCCGTccggcccgcctccgccgccgtctcccgcTCCACGCGCAG GGCtcgcggggcggcggtggtggccaAGTACGGGGAGAAGAGCGTCTACTTCGACCTGGACGACATCGCCAACACGACGGGGCAGTGGGACCTGTACGGCAGCGACGCGGCGTCGCCCTACAACGGCCTGCAGAGCAAGTTCTTCAACACCTTCGCCGCGCCCTTCACCAAGCGGGGGCTGCTGCTCAAGGTGCTGCTGCTCGGCGGCGGCTCGCTGCTCGCCTACGTCAGCGCCACCGCCTCCCCCGACCTGCTCCCCATCAAGAAGGGGCCCCAGCTGCCGCCCACCCCGGGACCACGCGGCAAGATCTAA
- the LOC123176387 gene encoding transcription factor TGA9, giving the protein MELEAATRRFQLWLRGLRSLRRDLRTARWADDPAQLAKLVAGYVSHFADYCAARAELDPVWTLAAPWASPVERGAAHWLAGWRPTTLVHLLYTESGRRFEAQLPDLLLGVRSGNLGDLSPAQLAQIDELQRRTVAQEDELSREMARVQEGHGAVGAGGELVDVGGLVGRVGAVLAGADALRLRTMKRAVEILEPAQAAELLVAAADMEIGFREFGLKYDGVGAGGS; this is encoded by the coding sequence ATGGAGctggaggcggcgacgcggcgctTCCAACTCTGGCTCCGCGGGCTGCGGTCGCTGCGCCGCGACCTCCGGACGGCGCGCTGGGCCGACGACCCGGCGCAGCTCGCCAAGCTGGTGGCCGGCTACGTGTCCCACTTCGCCGACTACTGCGCGGCGCGGGCGGAGCTGGACCCGGTGTGGACGCTGGCGGCGCCGTGGGCGAGCCCCGTGGAGCGTGGCGCGGCGCACTGGCTGGCCGGGTGGCGGCCGACCACGCTGGTCCACCTGCTCTACACCGAGTCCGGTCGCCGCTTCGAGGCGCAGCTCCCGGACCTCCTGCTCGGCGTGCGGTCGGGCAACCTCGGCGACCTCAGCCCGGCCCAGCTGGCGCAGATCGACGAGCTGCAGCGCCGCACCGTGGCGCAGGAGGACGAGCTGTCGCGCGAGATGGCGCGGGTGCAGGAGGGCCACGGCGCGGTGGGCGCCGGCGGGGAGCTGGTGGACGTGGGCGGGCTCGTCGGCCGCGTCGGCGCCGTGCTGGCCGGGGCGGACGCGCTGCGGCTGCGCACCATGAAGCGCGCCGTGGAGATCCTCGAGCCGGCGCAGGCGGCCGAGCTGCTCGTCGCCGCGGCGGACATGGAGATCGGGTTCCGTGAGTTCGGGCTCAAGTACGACGGCGTCGGCGCCGGCGGCTCGTAA
- the LOC123176362 gene encoding rop guanine nucleotide exchange factor 9 isoform X1, with protein MAPPFLKTGHGRDSRFSFRRRKSGKASSTPSSPLSSVSSSASSEDVVLDPGSPTMEPSTKTQTLPCARRMLSRSSCGSRGKLSVDLIPAPLAGGPSDAPRPSTSAAPPPKPAPRPEGPPSDMDMVKEKFSKLLLGEDMSGSGKGVSSALALSNAITNLAASVFGEQRRLQPMAPEPKARWTKEIDWLLSVTDFIVEFVPSRQVAEDGSTMEVMITQQRRDLLMNIPALRKLDGMLLDYLDSFGDKQEFWYVKKNDNESEKGDAAEQSDKWWLPTVKVPPEGLSDSTRRWLQHQKELVNQVLKATMAINANVLMEMDVPEAYMETLPKNGKSTLGDSMYKLITDDYFNPEELIATVDLSNEYNIVDLKNRIEASVVIWQKKMQRDGKWGHGVSHEKRGRFEGRAENVLLLLKHRFPGISQSALDISKIQYNRVPTIFTLFSELLHYLFITIMPTTYICVSVLFLQDVGSAILESYSRTLESLAYTVMSRIEDVLHADSLTQDPKQGDSLRMPSLTSDDTDTVVQDAKDEMGRLGRMEPVNSTLFDYVGPRDGTIETMILESQDPQGKKLSKVSKIGTKRYSYLDKLENLGGARSPISRH; from the exons ATGGCGCCGCCGTTCCTCAAGACCGGGCACGGCCGCGACTCCAGGTTCTCCTTCAGGCGGCGCAAGTCCGGGAAGGCGTCGTCGACGCCCTCGTCGCCGCTCTCGTCGGTTTCGTCCTCGGCGTCGTCGGAGGACGTGGTCCTCGACCCTGGAAGCCCGACGATGGAGCCGTCGACCAAGACCCAGACGCTGCCGTGCGCCAGGAGGATGCTCTCCCGGAGCAGCTGCGGGTCCAGGGGCAAGCTTTCGGTCGACCTCATCCCGGCGCCGCTCGCCGGCGGCCCGTCCGACGCGCCCAGGCCGTCCACGTCGGCCGCGCCGCCCCCCAAGCCCGCGCCCCGGCCCGAGGGCCCGCCATCAG ACATGGACATGGTGAAGGAGAAGTTCTCCAAGCTGCTGCTGGGGGAGGACATGTCCGGCAGCGGCAAAGGAGTCTCCTCGGCTCTTGCTCTGTCCAATGCCATCACCAATCTTGCAG CTTCCGTGTTCGGTGAGCAGCGGCGTCTCCAACCGATGGCCCCTGAGCCGAAGGCTCGGTGGACAAAGGagatcgactggcttctctctgtCACCGATTTCATCGTCGAGTTTGTTCCTTCACGCCAGGTGGCCGAGGATGGCAGCACCATGGAG GTTATGATAACTCAGCAACGCAGAGACCTGCTGATGAACATCCCGGCATTGCGCAAGCTTGACGGAATGCTCCTT GACTATCTCGATAGTTTCGGCGACAAGCAGGAGTTTTGGTATGTGAAGAAAAATGACAATGAATCTGAGAAGGGCGACGCGGCGGAGCAGAGTGACAAATGGTGGCTCCCGACGGTCAAGGTCCCTCCCGAGGGTCTGTCAGACTCGACGAGGAGATGGCTTCAGCACCAGAAGGAGCTCGTCAACCAAGTCTTGAAGGCAACAATGGCCATCAATGCTAATGTTCTCATGGAGATGGATGTTCCAGAAGCTTACATGGAGACTCTGCCTAAG AATGGGAAATCCACCCTCGGGGACTCGATGTACAAGCTTATAACCGACGATTATTTCAACCCCGAAGAACTCATAGCAACGGTTGACCTGTCAAATGAGTACAACATTGTTGATCTGAAGAACCGGATTGAAGCGTCGGTCGTCATTTGGCAAAAGAAAATGCAGCGGGACGGCAAGTGGGGCCATGGCGTCAGCCACGAGAAGCGGGGCCGGTTCGAGGGGAGGGCGGAGAACGTTCTTCTCCTCCTCAAGCACAGGTTTCCAGGGATTTCCCAATCAGCTCTGGACATCAGCAAAATCCAATACAACAGGGTACCCACAATTTTCACTTTGTTTTCGGAATTGCTACACTACCTTTTCATTACTATAATGCCAACTACATACATTTGTGTTTCCGTGTTGTTTTTGCAGGATGTTGGGAGTGCCATTCTGGAGAGCTACTCAAGGACGCTCGAGAGCCTAGCCTACACCGTCATGTCCCGCATCGAGGACGTTCTCCATGCCGACTCCCTCACCCAAGACCCCAAGCAAGGGGACTCGTTGCGGATGCCGAGCTTGACATCCGATGACACGGACACGGTGGTCCAAGACGCCAAGGACGAGATGGGGAGGCTGGGAAGAATGGAGCCGGTTAACTCGACATTGTTCGACTACGTGGGGCCTCGGGATGGCACCATCGAGACCATGATACTAGAATCACAGGATCCCCAGGGCAAGAAGCTGAGCAAGGTCTCGAAGATCGGCACCAAGAGGTACTCCTACCTGGACAAGCTTGAGAACCTGGGCGGAGCACGCAGCCCCATATCTAGACACTAG
- the LOC123176362 gene encoding rop guanine nucleotide exchange factor 9 isoform X2, whose product MAPPFLKTGHGRDSRFSFRRRKSGKASSTPSSPLSSVSSSASSEDVVLDPGSPTMEPSTKTQTLPCARRMLSRSSCGSRGKLSVDLIPAPLAGGPSDAPRPSTSAAPPPKPAPRPEGPPSDMDMVKEKFSKLLLGEDMSGSGKGVSSALALSNAITNLAASVFGEQRRLQPMAPEPKARWTKEIDWLLSVTDFIVEFVPSRQVAEDGSTMEVMITQQRRDLLMNIPALRKLDGMLLDYLDSFGDKQEFWYVKKNDNESEKGDAAEQSDKWWLPTVKVPPEGLSDSTRRWLQHQKELVNQVLKATMAINANVLMEMDVPEAYMETLPKNGKSTLGDSMYKLITDDYFNPEELIATVDLSNEYNIVDLKNRIEASVVIWQKKMQRDGKWGHGVSHEKRGRFEGRAENVLLLLKHRFPGISQSALDISKIQYNRDVGSAILESYSRTLESLAYTVMSRIEDVLHADSLTQDPKQGDSLRMPSLTSDDTDTVVQDAKDEMGRLGRMEPVNSTLFDYVGPRDGTIETMILESQDPQGKKLSKVSKIGTKRYSYLDKLENLGGARSPISRH is encoded by the exons ATGGCGCCGCCGTTCCTCAAGACCGGGCACGGCCGCGACTCCAGGTTCTCCTTCAGGCGGCGCAAGTCCGGGAAGGCGTCGTCGACGCCCTCGTCGCCGCTCTCGTCGGTTTCGTCCTCGGCGTCGTCGGAGGACGTGGTCCTCGACCCTGGAAGCCCGACGATGGAGCCGTCGACCAAGACCCAGACGCTGCCGTGCGCCAGGAGGATGCTCTCCCGGAGCAGCTGCGGGTCCAGGGGCAAGCTTTCGGTCGACCTCATCCCGGCGCCGCTCGCCGGCGGCCCGTCCGACGCGCCCAGGCCGTCCACGTCGGCCGCGCCGCCCCCCAAGCCCGCGCCCCGGCCCGAGGGCCCGCCATCAG ACATGGACATGGTGAAGGAGAAGTTCTCCAAGCTGCTGCTGGGGGAGGACATGTCCGGCAGCGGCAAAGGAGTCTCCTCGGCTCTTGCTCTGTCCAATGCCATCACCAATCTTGCAG CTTCCGTGTTCGGTGAGCAGCGGCGTCTCCAACCGATGGCCCCTGAGCCGAAGGCTCGGTGGACAAAGGagatcgactggcttctctctgtCACCGATTTCATCGTCGAGTTTGTTCCTTCACGCCAGGTGGCCGAGGATGGCAGCACCATGGAG GTTATGATAACTCAGCAACGCAGAGACCTGCTGATGAACATCCCGGCATTGCGCAAGCTTGACGGAATGCTCCTT GACTATCTCGATAGTTTCGGCGACAAGCAGGAGTTTTGGTATGTGAAGAAAAATGACAATGAATCTGAGAAGGGCGACGCGGCGGAGCAGAGTGACAAATGGTGGCTCCCGACGGTCAAGGTCCCTCCCGAGGGTCTGTCAGACTCGACGAGGAGATGGCTTCAGCACCAGAAGGAGCTCGTCAACCAAGTCTTGAAGGCAACAATGGCCATCAATGCTAATGTTCTCATGGAGATGGATGTTCCAGAAGCTTACATGGAGACTCTGCCTAAG AATGGGAAATCCACCCTCGGGGACTCGATGTACAAGCTTATAACCGACGATTATTTCAACCCCGAAGAACTCATAGCAACGGTTGACCTGTCAAATGAGTACAACATTGTTGATCTGAAGAACCGGATTGAAGCGTCGGTCGTCATTTGGCAAAAGAAAATGCAGCGGGACGGCAAGTGGGGCCATGGCGTCAGCCACGAGAAGCGGGGCCGGTTCGAGGGGAGGGCGGAGAACGTTCTTCTCCTCCTCAAGCACAGGTTTCCAGGGATTTCCCAATCAGCTCTGGACATCAGCAAAATCCAATACAACAGG GATGTTGGGAGTGCCATTCTGGAGAGCTACTCAAGGACGCTCGAGAGCCTAGCCTACACCGTCATGTCCCGCATCGAGGACGTTCTCCATGCCGACTCCCTCACCCAAGACCCCAAGCAAGGGGACTCGTTGCGGATGCCGAGCTTGACATCCGATGACACGGACACGGTGGTCCAAGACGCCAAGGACGAGATGGGGAGGCTGGGAAGAATGGAGCCGGTTAACTCGACATTGTTCGACTACGTGGGGCCTCGGGATGGCACCATCGAGACCATGATACTAGAATCACAGGATCCCCAGGGCAAGAAGCTGAGCAAGGTCTCGAAGATCGGCACCAAGAGGTACTCCTACCTGGACAAGCTTGAGAACCTGGGCGGAGCACGCAGCCCCATATCTAGACACTAG